In Malus sylvestris chromosome 15, drMalSylv7.2, whole genome shotgun sequence, a single genomic region encodes these proteins:
- the LOC126603376 gene encoding GDSL esterase/lipase EXL3-like: MHADAGGLGLFIPKLIRLQMQSSYVIFVIFLCNIISMSNVTEAAATVKLPENVTIPAVIVFGDSIVDTGNNNKNFVTFARCNFLPYGKDLKGGMPTGRYSNGRVPSDFIVEAFGIKELLPAYLDPTLQPNDLLTGVVIANGAAGYDPLTAKLGVVASLSDQMKQFKEYIEKLKGIVGEEKTNFIIKNSLIFVVAGSNDISNTYFLTGARRLEYDVPSYTDFMLKHASDFVKDLYGLGVRRIGVLSAPPIGCVPSQRTINGGIERDCDERQNQACQLFNSKLNVEMDRLNKNLPNSRVVYIDIYNPLLDIIKNPAKYGFEVANKGCCGTGLIEVTKLCNQLQQVCTDDSNYVFWDSYHPTETAYKIIVKQMLDNYSSRFF, encoded by the exons ATGCATGCAGATGCAGGAGGACTAGGTCTGTTTATTCCTAAACTGATCAGGCTGCAGATGCAGTCGTCATATGTAATTTTCGTGATTTTCTTGTGCAATATTATTAGTATGAGTAACGTTACTGAGGCAGCCGCAACAGTCAAGCTACCGGAGAATGTGACTATCCCGGCTGTTATTGTATTCGGAGATTCAATTGTTGATACcggcaacaacaacaaaaacttcGTGACATTTGCACGCTGCAATTTCTTACCCTATGGAAAAGACCTCAAGGGAGGAATGCCAACCGGCAGATATTCCAATGGAAGGGTTCCCTCAGACTTCATAG TGGAAGCATTCGGAATCAAGGAGCTGTTGCCGGCATATTTGGATCCAACCCTGCAGCCTAATGACCTCCTTACCGGTGTTGTCATAGCTAACGGTGCTGCAGGTTATGATCCATTGACAGCAAAACTCGGG GTAGTTGCATCGCTATCCGACCAAATGAAACAGTTCAAGGAGTACATAGAAAAGCTGAAAGGAATTGTTGGAGAGGAGAAAACAAACTTCATTATAAAAAACAGTCTGATTTTTGTGGTAGCTGGCAGCAACGATATTTCTAATACCTATTTTCTTACCGGTGCTAGGAGATTGGAGTATGACGTTCCTTCTTACACCGACTTCATGCTCAAACATGCCTCTGATTTCGTCAAG GACTTGTATGGATTGGGGGTACGAAGAATAGGCGTACTAAGTGCACCACCTATCGGATGTGTACCATCTCAACGAACGATAAATGGAGGCATAGAAAGAGATTGTGACGAAAGACAAAACCAAGCATGTCAGCTGTTCAATTCCAAGCTCAATGTGGAGATGGATCGCCTTAATAAAAACCTACCAAACTCGAGAGTGGTCTACATTGACATCTATAATCCGCTACTCGATATCATAAAAAATCCCGCTAAATACG GGTTTGAAGTTGCGAATAAAGGGTGTTGTGGTACTGGCCTTATTGAAGTAACAAAACTGTGCAATCAGCTCCAACAGGTCTGCACAGATGACTCTAACTATGTTTTCTGGGACAGCTACCATCCAACCGAAACAGCGTACAAGATCATTGTGAAGCAGATGCTCGACAATTATTCCAGCCGCTTCTTCTAA
- the LOC126603377 gene encoding GDSL esterase/lipase EXL3-like translates to MTTLLLRFFLFVCCGLVILGNQAVGGDVVKLPPNATIPAVFMFGDSIVDTGNNNVNLKTPARCNFPPYGREFEGGISTGRYSNGKVPSDLIVEKLGIKELLPAYLDPNLQPNDLLTGVSFAVGATGYDPMTAQIVAVTPLFDQLRQFEEYIGKLKGIVGEERANFILANSLCFVVASSNDIANTYFVAGVRKLEYDVPSYTDLMLNQASDFFKGLYALGARRIGVFSAPPIGCLPSQRTLGGGVERDCADKPNQAAMLFNSKLSAELDDLKNNLPNSMLIYVDIYNPLLDMIINPTNYGFEVSNKGCCGSGKLEVSILCNRFEPETCTDDSHYLFWDSYHPTEGAYKIIVDELITKYLPHLV, encoded by the exons ATGACCACattattattgagattttttctgtttgtttgttgTGGTCTGGTGATTTTGGGAAACCAAGCGGTTGGAGGTGATGTCGTTAAGCTGCCACCCAATGCAACGATTCCCGCTGTGTTTATGTTTGGCGATTCCATCGTCGATACAGGGAACAATAACGTCAACTTGAAGACGCCAGCTCGGTGCAATTTCCCTCCCTACGGCAGGGAGTTCGAAGGAGGAATATCTACTGGGAGATATTCCAATGGAAAGGTTCCCTCTGACCTCATAG TGGAAAAGTTAGGTATTAAAGAGCTCCTGCCAGCCTATTTGGATCCAAACCTACAGCCCAATGATCTGCTTACAGGTGTCAGCTTTGCTGTTGGTGCCACCGGATATGATCCTATGACAGCCCAAATTGTG GCAGTTACACCATTGTTCGATCAACTGCGGCAATTTGAAGAGTACATAGGAAAGCTCAAAGGAATTGTGGGAGAAGAGAGAGCAAACTTCATCCTAGCCAACAGTCTATGTTTTGTGGTAGCAAGTAGCAACGATATTGCTAATACCTACTTTGTTGCCGGCGTTAGGAAGTTAGAGTATGATGTTCCTTCTTACACTGACCTCATGCTCAATCAAGCTTCTGATTTCTTTAAG GGATTGTATGCATTGGGGGCACGAAGAATTGGTGTTTTCAGTGCACCACCTATTGGGTGTCTGCCATCTCAGAGGACTTTAGGAGGAGGCGTGGAAAGAGATTGTGCAGACAAACCAAACCAAGCAGCCATGCTCTTTAACTCTAAGCTCTCTGCTGAGCTGGACGACCTCAAGAATAACCTACCTAACTCGATGCTGATTTACGTCGACATCTACAACCCACTTTTGGATATGATCATCAACCCTACTAATTACG GATTTGAAGTTTCGAACAAAGGGTGTTGCGGGAGTGGGAAGCTGGAGGTGTCCATTCTGTGCAATCGATTCGAGCCAGAGACGTGTACGGAtgactctcattatctattttGGGACAGCTACCACCCGACTGAGGGCGCCTACAAAATCATCGTCGACGAACTCATAACAAAATATCTCCCCCACTTGGTGTGA